The genomic region ATTTGTAAACTGTGCTACAAACTGTGAACTTCCCTACTTGTTAAATTCCTAACTACTAACTCCTAACTGTTAACTGTTAATTCCTGACCAATTTAGCTTCTTTTCTTTTTTCAGTTTCGTCTACTACTAAAGCTGATACTGCTGCACCAGTTACATTTGTTGCAGTTCTAGCCATATCGATAACTGCATCTACTGCCATTACCATTGCCATACCTTCTAATGGTAAACCTAAAACAGAAAGTACAACTGTTGTTGACATAGTTGCTGCTCCAGGAACTCCTGCTATACCAATTGAACCAACTATAGTTGTTGCTACTATTAATATATAGTGATACATTGTTAAATCTATATTAAACACTTGTGCTACAAATATAGCTACTATTGCTGGATATAATCCACCGCAAGCATTCATTCCCATTGTTGAACCTAATGATGCAGTAAAACTTGCTACTTCATCTTTAACCTTAGCTCTATTTACTAAGCTGTCTATTGTTACTGGCAAAGTACCATAACTGCTTTGGCTTGTGAATGCAAGTAACATTGCTGGGAATATATCGCCAAAGAATTTAATAGGATTTCTTCTTGCAACACCTGATATTAATGGTGTATGAACTAATAATATTTGTAGTAGGCAGGCAACATAAACTGCTGCTACAACTGTTGCTAATGATAATATTGTATCTAAACCGTTATTTGAAGCTGCTGTTGCTATTAATCCAAATACTCCATAAGGTATAAACTTAAGAACTATTCTTGTAATACTCATTACTATTTCATAAGTTGATAAAATAAAGTCTTTAAAAGCCTTGATCTTATCTGGATTTTTATTATCTTCTATAACTAATGCTATTGCTACAAATATTGAGAAAACAACAACTGGTATTATTTGACCATCTGCTATTGATGCAATTACATTTGCTGGTAAAAATCCTAAGATTACATCTGTTAATGCTGGAATTTCTCTTGCTGTAAAATCTCCTGCTCCAGTAAATACAAAGCCTGCTCCAACATTAAATATCTTACCTATAACTATTCCTATTACTGCTGCAATTCCTGTTGTTCCTAATAATAATCCTACTGCTTTAAATCCAATTGATTTTAAAGTTTCAATATTTTTAAATCTTACTAGGCTTGTAATTATTGAAGTCATTACTAAAGGTATAACTACCATCTTAATTAATGACATATAGCCTTTTCCAACTACTTTTAGGAAAGGTATATTTCCTTTAAATACTATTCCTATAATTAATCCCAATCCTAAAGCCACTAAAGTAGCAGTTGATCTTTTTCCTGTCTTTTTATTAACTATATATACTACATATACAGCAACTAATGAAGCAATAATTGCTAATATTAACTTAATATTTATATCCATTTTATTTCCTCCTAAAATTAATTATTATTTATATTATTAAAAAATTTATTAAATAATTGCTTTTAATTTTTGTACTGCTGGCCAGCAAATTCTATCGAATAAAAAAACTTCTCCCCCTATATTCAGAGGCAGAAGATACATTTCCGCGGTTCCACTCTGATTAAATGTTTATACATAGAAATATATTAACATTCATCTCATTCAAAGTATAAAAATACTTCATCTCTATAATGGGAGAACCCATAAGACCCTACTCTTATTTCAAGCCTTAAACTCCGAGGTGCATTTCATTATTATAATTTTAGGTTATCTCAGCAACTAACCCTCTCTGTGGAAAATTATTAATAACTACTTCTCCTCTTCAACGTCTATTATTCTTATCGGATTACTATGATTTAATTATATCACTGTAATTTAACTTGTCAATAATAATTAATAATATTTTGTATAAAAATATTTCCAATATAAGGGTAAACATTTTCAAAATTAATCTATTTTTGTTGAAAAAGAAAAAGGTCAGAAACCAAAGCACTCCCCTCTAGTTCCTAACCTTTTTATTTCTTACCTTTTACTTGTTACTATCAGCTAAATATATATCAACATTTTCTTTTGTTACTTTTGTATGTTGTGTTTTTACATACTTTCCATTAATACCTTGTACATTATTTACATCTAATCCCTTAGCCAAGGAATAAGAAATATCAAATATAGCTTTAGCTTGAAGCTTTGCATCACTTATTACAGTACCTGTTAAGTCTCCCTTATTAACAGCTTCTAAAGCTTCTTTTACTCCATCTATTCCAACTACTATTGGCTTTTCTGTAAATAC from Clostridium isatidis harbors:
- a CDS encoding dicarboxylate/amino acid:cation symporter — protein: MDINIKLILAIIASLVAVYVVYIVNKKTGKRSTATLVALGLGLIIGIVFKGNIPFLKVVGKGYMSLIKMVVIPLVMTSIITSLVRFKNIETLKSIGFKAVGLLLGTTGIAAVIGIVIGKIFNVGAGFVFTGAGDFTAREIPALTDVILGFLPANVIASIADGQIIPVVVFSIFVAIALVIEDNKNPDKIKAFKDFILSTYEIVMSITRIVLKFIPYGVFGLIATAASNNGLDTILSLATVVAAVYVACLLQILLVHTPLISGVARRNPIKFFGDIFPAMLLAFTSQSSYGTLPVTIDSLVNRAKVKDEVASFTASLGSTMGMNACGGLYPAIVAIFVAQVFNIDLTMYHYILIVATTIVGSIGIAGVPGAATMSTTVVLSVLGLPLEGMAMVMAVDAVIDMARTATNVTGAAVSALVVDETEKRKEAKLVRN